A section of the Citrus sinensis cultivar Valencia sweet orange chromosome 8, DVS_A1.0, whole genome shotgun sequence genome encodes:
- the LOC102617012 gene encoding probable xyloglucan endotransglucosylase/hydrolase protein 10 codes for MHHTILLTKAMTNLLKFIGVIGFLSAYLLQISRASVVSTGDFNKDFFVTWSPSHVNTSEDGKARSLKLDQESGAGFSSNQMFLFGQLDMQIKLVPGDSAGTVVGFYMASDQPNRDEIDFEFLGNVSGQPYILQTNIYADGSDNREQRIYLWFDPTKDFHTYSILWNLHQIVLMVDSVPIRTYRNHANEGVPYPRWQPMSIKISLWNGDSWATRGGQDKIDWSQGPFVASFRNYKIDACVWNGNPRFCRAGSPTNWWNQKQFSTLTSIQRRLFKWVRNYHVIYDYCQDNQRFQNNLPKECSLSKY; via the exons atgcatcatacCATCTTGTTAACCAAAGCCATGACTAATTTACTCAAATTCATTGGTGTTATTGGGTTTCTTAGTGCATATCTTCTTCAAATTTCAAGAGCTTCTGTTGTTTCGACCGGCGATTTCAACAAGGACTTTTTTGTAACTTGGTCTCCAAGCCATGTAAACACTTCTGAAGATGGCAAGGCAAGGAGCTTGAAGCTCGATCAAGAATCTG gTGCTGGTTTTTCTTCGAACCAAATGTTCTTATTTGGGCAACTAGACATGCAAATAAAGCTAGTACCTGGTGATTCTGCAGGCACAGTTGTAGGCTTTTAC ATGGCATCTGATCAACCAAACAGAGATGAAATAGACTTTGAATTTCTTGGCAATGTAAGTGGGCAGCCCTATATCCttcaaacaaatatttatgCCGATGGCTCTGACAACAGAGAGCAGAGGATTTATCTCTGGTTTGATCCAACAAAGGACTTTCATACTTACTCCATCCTGTGGAACCTTCACCAAATTGT GCTCATGGTGGACTCTGTACCGATAAGGACATACAGAAACCATGCAAATGAAGGGGTCCCATATCCTAGATGGCAACCAATGAGCATAAAGATTAGCCTATGGAACGGTGACAGCTGGGCGACACGTGGCGGACAGGACAAAATTGATTGGTCACAAGGTCCCTTCGTAGCTTCATTCAGAAATTACAAGATTGATGCTTGTGTTTGGAATGGAAACCCAAGATTTTGTAGGGCAGGAAGCCCTACAAATTGGTGGAACCAAAAGCAATTCAGCACTTTAACTTCTATTCAGAGAAGATTGTTCAAATGGGTTAGAAATTATCATGTGATTTATGATTATTGCCAAGATAATCAGAGGTTTCAGAACAATCTTCCCAAGGAATGCTCTCTATCTAAATATTGA